In the Geoanaerobacter pelophilus genome, ATATGAATATAACGTCCAAATCATTTGCCTCTGACGAGACGCACATAAAGACTATAGTTCATGCTGCAAGTGTCCCGGCCCCCATCGTTAAAATTGAGGTTCCAGGCCCCATTTGAATAACCAGAATAACGCGACGAGGACCAGAAGTTCAATGCCGGCGTTGCCGGGAAAACTGCCTGGTTTACAGCCGGCATGGAGCATTGAAATTCAACGATGGTATCGAGCTCCTTGATTGTCGGCAGTCGCCAATCGTTTCTGCCGGCAAACTTGCTAGTTTCCGCAGCTTTTTTCGCCTCTTTCCAGTTATAGGTCTTGGCAGCACCGTCCTCGCATTTCGCTCCGGACAACCCTTCGCTGCAGCGCTTCCAGATAAGCCCGGTGGAGCTATCAGTGACGGTGCCGTCGCTGTTTATGACAAATCTGGCAGCGGGGGCCGACTCGGCAATGTCTGCCGGACGGCACGTTTGAGCCGCTGTTGCTAATGTCGGCATGACACTAATCATCGCCAGAATCGGCCAAAAGTAACAGATAAGTTTCACGGAATAACCTCTGGTAGTAATCATATGGATAATTTCATCTCCCGCCCCGCACCAGCCGGACATGATAGGCCCAGCTCTTGACGCAGTGCGTGATGCCCCCTTCATCAAAAACAACAATCCAGGCAAATGACGGTTCAGGTGCAAAAGAGGTTGCAGTCCAGAATCCAGCGGGCTGTGGCATGTTCGGGAAGAACCCGGGATCGATTGCCGGCATGGACCTTCCGTAGTCAACTATGGAGCCAAGTTCTTCAATGGAAGGCATGCGCCAGTCCCTGAACCCGCACCAACCTGCAGCGTTTACGGCACGAACAAATTTTTCGGTGTCACAACCGCCAGTCACACCATTGCAGATCGCATCATCAGGCTCGCCAGACATCCCGTCCCTGCCGCCGTTGCAGCCGTCGTCGGAGTTGTACCAGGTATAGGTGTGCGATATATCGTGCAGACCGTTGTCGCTGGTCTTCCCTTCCCAGACAAGACCAGTAACGTTATCCTGAACGCAATGCCAGGATGCCGCATTGTCAGGCAGTTTCCTGCCACGGTCGTCAAGCTTGGTGAACGAAAATTTTTTAGGAAAATCTGCATCCTGGCGAGGATAGGCACTTTGAGGAATTGACAGTTTGTTGCTGGTCCTGCCACCCCAGGCGTTGACACCGGTGCTGTTAAGAGGAATGCCGTTACCTCCCGCAGCATCTACCGGAGCAGAGGTTACGAGCAGTAACAGCACAAACATGAACACTGGATTCAAGGATCTCCTCCATTGCCTGCCAAGTGAGGCTATCGTTGTTTGACACTCTCGGGCTGCTTCAAGGCCCGAGGTCCCTTGCCGGATGAGTCCTTTGCCTTATCGGGTCGCGAAAACATCTTTACCTTGAGGACAACCCCTTTAACGGTCTCACCTTTAATCGACTTTACCTGCTCTGGCTTAAAGTCTTCCGTAACATTCATAAATTCCCCGTTTTTCG is a window encoding:
- a CDS encoding DUF1566 domain-containing protein codes for the protein MITTRGYSVKLICYFWPILAMISVMPTLATAAQTCRPADIAESAPAARFVINSDGTVTDSSTGLIWKRCSEGLSGAKCEDGAAKTYNWKEAKKAAETSKFAGRNDWRLPTIKELDTIVEFQCSMPAVNQAVFPATPALNFWSSSRYSGYSNGAWNLNFNDGGRDTCSMNYSLYVRLVRGK
- a CDS encoding DUF1566 domain-containing protein; protein product: MFMFVLLLLVTSAPVDAAGGNGIPLNSTGVNAWGGRTSNKLSIPQSAYPRQDADFPKKFSFTKLDDRGRKLPDNAASWHCVQDNVTGLVWEGKTSDNGLHDISHTYTWYNSDDGCNGGRDGMSGEPDDAICNGVTGGCDTEKFVRAVNAAGWCGFRDWRMPSIEELGSIVDYGRSMPAIDPGFFPNMPQPAGFWTATSFAPEPSFAWIVVFDEGGITHCVKSWAYHVRLVRGGR